The nucleotide window CTCCTGTTCCCGCTGCCTGAGCCTGTCCTGctgctgtgggctgggggggcTGGGTTTGGGGGTGCTGGGCCTGGAGGGTTTCCTGGATTCCACAAGCGTCCCAGCCGCCGTCTCAGGACACCCCTCCCCGCAGGTGCACTAAGCTGAGGAAACTGGTCCTCAACAAGAACCGTCTCATCACGCTTCCAGAGGCCATCCACTTCCTGACGGAAGTCGAGGtgagcccggggggcggggtccctccctcttaggcattGTCGCCATGGCAGGGTCCCGGTTTCCCTTCGTTGGCCACCCATGGCGAGCATCTGGGTGCAGGTGGAGGAAGGCACCCTCTGTGTTGGGGGAGGGCATCTCTTTCCTTGCTTTCtgccccaactctcttccccagGGATGCGGGGAGGGAACCAAACCGGTTCTGTGGGTGGAGCCTTGACCAGAGTCCTGGAGGCCCTGGGAATGCTGGGTCCTGTCCTAACGCTGCCCTGGCCACTCTGATTTAGTCCCGCCAAAGTTTTCCATCTGTAATAGTTGTGCtatctgttaaaggcttactacgtgccaagcaccgtactaagccctggggtggattccagataatcaggttggacacagtccctttcccacggtctgtcatctgtgcaatgggggtgTTGCTTTCTACTTCCTTGGCttaatggggaggaagggaaagtggcTAAAGCAAACCAAGAGTGTTTCCCTGAGCAGGGCATCTTCTGTTGCCTGTGTTcatgaggaagaaaaggagcctCTGAGCCAGCATCCCTCTTGGTTCTGTTTCTTACTGGCTCCCTGGGTCCGTGTCTGACTGCTCTCGACCCCCAGACCAGAGCTTCTTTCCCTAaaagggcaaggagagggagcaCCCACATGGGTTCCCAGCATACCCTGTGGTCTTGTTCCCCCAGATCCTGGATGTGCGAGAGAACCCCAACCTAGTGATGCCCCCAAAGCCAGTGGACCGCACCTCGGAGTGGTACAACATCGACTTCTCCCTGCAGAACCAGCTGCGGCTGGCGGGGGCCTCCCCGGCCACCGTGGCAGCTGCCGGGGCGGGTGAGCTCTCTTCTCCCTCgtgccccatccctttcccctccactctccttcCTGGGTGCCCCCAAGCATGATAACCTTCAGGATGCCATGTTCCGCAGGCCGTGGGGGTAGGGATGCTAGTTGGCCAGAAGCAGCAGAGGCGGCAAGGTGGGATTTGGAGGCCCCCCAGCTGGATGGGGGCAGCTGGGATTTCCAGGAAGATGGTAGTGGGACTCTGGTCAACGGACAactagtatctactgagtgcttcagGGCAGGGCCCTGTCCTAAGACCTAGGGAGGAAGCAACAGGGACCAAAtatctaatctttttttttttaatggtatttgttaagggcttattatgagccaggcactgaactaagctctggggtaggcacaagctaatcaggttggacacagtccttgtcccacaatggggctcacagtcttaatccccattttacaaatgaggtaacagtcacagaaaagtaaagtgacttgcccaaggtcattcagccgacgggtagaggagctgggatcagatcccactaccttttgactcccgggcctgtgctctgtcctcatctgtaaaatggagtttaatactgtgagccccacctgagacaacctgattacctcatatctaccccagcgcttagaacagtgtttgccaaatagtgcgcacttaacaaataccatcatcattatcatcatccactaggccacgttgcttctcggggAGTTTCCAATCGAACAAGATTTCTTGGCTCACTCCAGCAGCCAGGCATTGGGCCAGCTGCAGCCTTTTACCCTGTCCTGACTCAGTAGAAGAGTGGACAGAGCCAGGGGACTGGCTGAGACCTCAATATACTCAGcgacttccctctccctcccgtccctcaGGCAGCGGCCCCAAAGACCCCCTGGCTCGCAAGATGCGCCTACGACGACGTAAAGACTCGGCCCAAGACGACCAGGCCAAGCAGGTGCTGAAAGGCATGTCGGACGTGGCGCAGGAGAAGAACAAGAAGCTGGAGGTAGGAGCTGCGGAGATGGGAAGGTCCCATCCCCCCAGGGCTCAGGTCTTCCCAGTGAGGGGCTGGGAGCCCCTGGTGCCCCGGACCACCGGACCTGGAGGCGCTGGGTGCTCTGGGGCGCCGGCCGAGTGGCCGGCAGCTGGGGAAATGACCCGTGGGCACTCAGGGCGGGAGGAGGAATTGGGTTGGACTCTCCCAGCCTGCCCTCGCCTCATCAGCCAAGGGGGCCGGCTTCCACTCGCTTTCGGTGGTCGGGTTTGGCCTGGGACGGGCTGGCTTCCACTCGCTTTCGGTGGTTGGATTTGGCCTGGGacccaccccccccatccccagggcCACTGtggtccccccgcctcccaccagcTCTGCACCCTACTCCCTCTCTGACTCCAGTTTAGGACTGGCCCTCTCGGGCAACTGTGGGAGAGGCCAACCTTGACCGGCCCGTCCTCCAcgcccccccttcccatccctccccacctctctccccaaaccCCAGGAGAACCTGGATGCCAGGTCTGCAGACTCTAAGACCCGGCGCTGGGACCAGAGCCTGGAGAAGCCCCAGCTGGACTACTCGGAGTTCTTCACGGAGGACGTGGGGCAGCTGCCCGGCCTGACCATCTGGCAGATCGAGAACTTCGTCCCCACCCAGGTGGATGACGCTTTCCACGGCAAGTTCTACGAGGCCGACTGCTACATTGTGCTGAAGGTGAGAGGGGGCTGGGTCCGAGGATGCGGGGAGGGGTGGCTCTTCCGGCGTGCGGGGTGTAACCCTGAGCCTTCTGGGGCTCtgaccttctcccccatccccccgccctctCTAGACCTTCCTAGATGAGAGCGGCTCCCTGAACTGGGAGATCTACTACTGGATCGGCGGGGAGTCGACACTGGACAAGAAGGCGTGCTCCGCTATCCACGCCGTCAACCTGCGCAACTACCTGGGGGCCGAGTGTCGGACCATCCGCGAGGAGATGGGGGACGAGAGCGAGGAGTTCCTCCTGGtagtctctgctccttcccccatccccgccccctcctccatccctgctccttccccatccctgcccctcctccaccccgtcCCCTCAATGGGCACTGACCTGGGCTTAGCACTGAGGACTCGGCCAGCGGGCACTGGTATTGGTTGAACACCCTCAAGCAGAGTTTTGGGGGAATCCCCGGCTGccccccatctttctcctctcctttatcCCCAGTAGATCTCCATGGTCCCATCGCTGGCCCACCAGGCCCCGTCTTCAACGAATGGTACCCCCGGCTGCGTCGGTGTGGGCTTTGGAAGAGGGCGTTGGGAGCTGTGTTCCtactcctgtccctcccctgccccacataaagACCCCTTCTCCCGGGACAAGGCCCGGGGCGCTGATCTTTCTGTCTCCACCCTTAGGTGTTCGACAACGACATTACGTACATCGAGGGCGGAACAGCCAGCGGCTTCTACACGGTGGAGGACACGCACTACACCACTCGGTGAGGGGCCGAGGGGGGGCGGTTCGGGACGCCAGAGTCCGGCTTGGCCTGCTGAAGCCTGCTAATGGAGGGGCGGTCCAGCCGGTAGCGGGACAGATCCTCTCGGTGCCCTGACGGAggtcttgcccacggtccccaGCTGATCGTGCTCTCGCTTTACCCTCTGAATGCAGACTCTATCGTGTCTACGGGAAGAAGAACATTAAACTGGAGCCCGTGCCCCTCAAGGCCGTGTCTCTGGACCCTCGGTCAGTCTCTCGGACTCTGGGCCCAGTCTGGGGCTCCCCACGCTACAGAGCCAAACTCTGCTTCCTGGCTTGGCAGAATGGGGCCAGGGCAGGTCTCGGGCAGAGGCTGGGATTGGGTTCAGGGCCacctggggttggtggggggagagggagaggagctccTGAACTTCTCCCATCCGCATCAGGACTCCAGGTGTGGAAttcattcctttcctcctcttcccttctcctttgacCTTGCCCCTGGgccaagaaggggaggaggggctggctgTCGCGGGAGCTGCTGGCTTGGGTCAGTCAAGAGGCTGGATCTGCTCCTTTTGGGCTCCCATCTGTCTCTGGTCTAACTGCCTAGGTTTGTCTTCCTGCTGGACCATGGGCTGAACATCTACATCTGGAGGGGTGCCCAGGCCACACTGAGTGGCACCACCAAAGCCAGGTAGAGTGCCGGACTGACCCctaccctcaccccatccccaccttcccACGCCAGCTAGTAGTCCACCCTGGGCAGCCAGGAGAGGGACTCTGAGGAGATCCCTCGTTCCTTGCTCAAGACTCAGGAGGAGAGATAGGGCCTGGCACcagtccaccccccaccccagcactgggTTGACAGtgtcttccctcccaccttcccaggCTGTTTGCCGAGAAGATCAACAAGAACGAGCGGAAAGGGAAGGCGGAGATCACTCTGCTGACCCACAGCCAGGAGGTGCCCGAGTTCTGGGAGGTGCTGGGGGGGCAGCCGGAGGTGATCAACAAGAACGTACCGGATGACTTCCAGCCGGCAAAGCCCAAGCTCTATAAGGtggcctccacccccacccatgtcccgtcccccccccgccctcctcccactccctaggTCAGCGGTGGGGATTGGGGGGGCACTCCTCATTGGAAGTAAGTTGGACAAGGGCTTAATCTCTACTATCCCCTATGCACCTGCTCGTCACCCTTCTGTCCTAGACACGGACAGCGCCAGCTCGTgggccctccccggctccccggccgccACTGGGCTGTCCTGACTCCCTCGCCCGGTCTCTGTTGGCTCAGGTCGGCTTGGGGCTGGGGTACCTGGAGCTGCCCCAGATTAACTACAAGCTCTCAGTGGAGCACAAGAAGAGGCCCAAGGTGGAGCTGATGCCCCAGATGAGGCTGGTATGATTTGGGGTCCGGCCGTGGGGCCCCGAGAGCATCTCTGTCCCTGGGCTGGGGAGGCCATCCTGTCTCACTGAAGCGAGGGTGCTGCCCGCCCACAGAAGGACCTAGGGGCGAATCAGGGAAAACATCAGTGGGAGACTTGAGGGGTTGCAGGCAGAGGTGGTTCACCTCTTCTCAGATGTCCCTGCTTTCTCGGGAGCCTGCTCTCTGTGTCGAGGGTGAGAGGTTGTGGGGCAGGCACAGGAGGGCACTGTCTGGGTTGAGTCGGGCATAGACCCGACTCTACCAGCcttccttttctgtctccccactcggATCTGCTGGGGCCTAGAGCTATCCCCCACCAGCTTCACCTGCTTGTGGGAGGCGCCAGTCTCTCTGCCCCCAAGATAGAGATGTGCTCTAAGAGGGAGGtggagtagggggtgggggggaggtggagtaggggttgggggggaggtggagtaggggttggggggggagacaggcggggCCAGCAAGGAGAGCTCAGCTGGCACCATGCCCATGCCCAGCCTAGGGTAGGTGTGTTGGGAGGGTGGCCAGGGCGCTGACCCTCAGGGACCCTTCCAGCTGCGGTCCACGGATGGCCTTGCCTTACCTTACCAAGGAAGCGAATGTCCTTGTGTGAGAGGGAAGTCCGAGTGTCCAGGgcagggccccgggggcgggtggCGGTTCAGCTCTGTCCAAAGAGGCTGTCAGCAAAACGGCCGGAACTTCCAGGAAGTGACTCCTCCTCCTCGGGTTTGCCCTCCAGCTGCAGAGCTTGTTGGACACCAAGTCCGTGTACATCCTGGACTGCTGGTCGGACGTCTTCATCTGGATCGGCCGCAAGTCCCCTCGCCTGGTGCGGGCAGCGGCCCTGAAGCTGGGCCAGGAACTCTGCAGCATGCTGCACCGGCCCAAGCACGCCATGGTCAGCCGCAACCTGGAGGGCACCGAGTGCCAGGTGCCGGAAGTCTTgccacccaccccgccccacccacccATCTTGGAcctgtcagtcggtggtatttgagtgtttactgtgtgcagggcactgtactaagcacttaggagagtacacccaacagagttgctagacacgttccctgcctgccccGAGGACCGACCCACCGTCGCCGAGTCCCACTGGTGCCTGGACCTCTCATGGTTTGCGGTCTCCACTCTTGCCTCTTCCATATCGTCCAGGTGTTTAAGGCCAAGTTCAAGAACTGGGACGACGTGCTGAAGGTGGACTACACCCGCAATGCCGAGACCGTGCTGCAAGGGGAGGGGTTGGCGGGCAAGGTGAAGAAGGATGCAGAGAAGAAGGACCAGATGAAGGCCGACCTGACGGCCCTGTTTGTGCCTCGCCAGCCCACCATGCCCCTGGCCGAGGTACGACCcgtagaagggggtgggggttggggggtggctgGACTCTGGGGCGGAAGAGAGGGGCCCCCCAGCTCAgaccaggagaggggaagggagactagCCTGGGCCGAGGAGGCCCCGGGAGAAGCAAGGCGGGAGCCTGACGGGCCCTGTCGGTGCGGGGCAGGCCGAGCAGCTGATGGAAGAGTGGAACGAAGACCTGGACGGCATGGAGGGATTCGTCCTGGAGGGCAAGAAATTCGCCCGGCTGCCCGAGGAGGAGTTCGGACATTTCCACACCCAGGACTGTTACGTTTTCCTCTGCAGGTACAGCCGCTTccgcctctcctcccgtctccggCCCCAGCTCAGTCAGAACTCGCTCCCTCACGGGTCCCCGGTGCAGGCTCCCCCTTCCCACGGGGGCCCCCGGGGAGGTGTCCGAGAGGGAGCAGCTCTGAGGGGAGGCCGTGGGGCGAAGCGGTCAGGAGCGGGGCtgttgggcgggggtggggtgggaggtgggccaTTGGAACCGGAGGAATGGGTGGGTCCCAGCCGCTCACTCCCTTTGCCCCAGAGCGGACGAGCCAGGGTGGGGCTGGGAATTAGCCTGGTTGAGGAAAGGGTGACTCGGTGAGTACGGTGGGGGGCTCCCTACTGACCTTCCACACCTTTCTCCCACGGTCCCCTTCCCCAGATACTGGGTTCCGGTGGAgtatgaggaagaggagaagaagaagaagccagAGGCGGGGAAGGGCtcgggagaggaagaggcggcggaggaggaagaggaggaggagaagcaggccgAGGAGGACTTCCAGTGCGTGGTGTACTTCTGGCAGGGCCGCGAGGCCTCCACCATGGGCTGGCTCACCTTCACCTTCAGCCTGCAGAAGAAATTTGAGAGCCTCTTCCCGGGGAAACTGGAGGTGAGGGGGCCTCCCGGAGagacgcccggcccggcccggcccgccccacgTCCTCGCGAAGAACCAAaccctggggggtggagggagggtgggcgggccACTCGAAACCAGAGGCAACGGGCGGCAGCCTTGATGGAAAAGGAAGCGCCCGCCCCCTGGGCTTTTGGTTCCTTTGGAGAGAGGGACAGGCCAGGAGCGGGCGGCTGCTCATGGTCTCGGGGCCCCCATCAGGTGGTGCGGATGACCCAGCAGCAGGAGAACCCCaaattcctctcccacttcaagaGGAAGTTTATTATCcacaaggggaagaggaaggctaAGGACAACGTCCAGCAGCCTAGCCTCTACCACATCCGAACCAACGGCAGTGCCCTCTGCACCCGGTaggtcccccctccccgcctcccaggctTCTCTCCGGCCCTGATTCACCCAGCGggcccctcactgggcagaggCTGCCGGGTCCCCAGCCCACTGGTCTCCTCCCCCTCAACGGCACCTCCCCCGACCGACTCCACAGCCGGGCTCGAACAGATGGCAGCTTTGCCCCCAAGGAGGGGAAAGTTGTTGGGCTCTGGCCAGCTatttgggagagaggggaggagggcggcggagcCCAGGACTTGGGCTTgtctgggcggggagagggcagggcacgCAATGCCCTCTGGTTTACTCACCCCGGCCCCTGGGCGCCTCCTGCAGGTGCATCCAGATCAACACCGACTCCAGCCTGCTCAACTCTGAGTTCTGCTTCATTCTCAAGGTCAGGTCAGGGCCCTGGAGGCTTAGGGCTCGGGGGCAGGCGGGATCCCTGGGACCacccgtctgcctcccccacctctgcccggctggggagcggggtggggccgctgtgcagtggggaaggagcctctCCTTAGCCCAGCATGGGGTGGAGATGGGCACTCCCATTTCCCTCACGCCGAACCCCAAACTCTgggtctccttcctttccttgggGCAGTAGGCGTGGGGTTCGTGATGGGTTGGGTGAACGCAGTAAactgtctctccccgcctctcccatcCGGAACAGGTCCCCTTTGAGAGCACCGATAACCAGGGCATCGTCTACACCTGGGTGGGGCGGGCTGCCGATCCTGACGAGGCCAAACTGGCAGAGGACATCATGAACCACATGTTTGACgagtcatacagcaaacaggtgatgaggatgggagggccccagggtggggtggggggcgaggcatgctagagcagagggaagggggggctggtCTGATGATCCCTTGAGGCGGCCCCCGCCTCACGTGAGCCGTAAAAGGAGGGTTCGCTCCATCTTCTGGGACCCCCGAACAGGCTGCCCCAGGCATCCTCACCCTTCCTTGTCCCTCAAGCTCTGCCCAGGCCAGGCAGAGTGCAACAGTGAAGCAGAAGCAAAAGTCACCCTACTGTGGAAGTTAGAACctcccatctcttcttcccctctcccctccatcctcctcatcaACACCCCACAAACCTTCCCTGTGCCAGGTGATCAACgaaggggaggagccagagaaCTTCTTCTGGGTGGGCATCGGGGCCCAGAAGCCCTATGATGAAGACGCCGACTACATGAAGTTCGCCCGGCTCTTCAGGTGAGGCGCCTggctcttctctctccagctccctTGGAGCTGGGATCCTGGTGGGGCgtctgtggaggggaggggacacaGGAGTGCAGGTCTCCACTTCACTGCTGGGAAGGGTAGGAATCCTGAAGAGAAACCAAGTTCAGCTGCAGGGCTGGGGTGATGGGCGGTGTGGGGCGGGAGCTGGGTTGCGGGCACGCAAGCTTGAGATCGGCTGGGGCGACctgggcctggcccggcccagcaCTGTCCCTCTCCAAATGGTACGTGTCTCTGTGGTTCTCCCGGGCAGGTGCTCCAATGAGAAGGGCTACTTCTCCGTGTCAGAGAAATGCTCGGACTTCTGCCAGGACGATCTGGCGGACGATGACATCATGTTGCTGGACAACGGGCGGGAGGTGAGCGTTCCGAaccctccccagctctctccgCTCCCCGGGGACCACTCACTCATGtcacccaccccacctccagcccctcgcTTGGATCCTGTCCTCGGGGCTGGGACCAGGGTGGTGGGCTCCCCAGTTCTCCGGCGGTGCGGGGAGAGTGCGACGGGAGGCGTCTCTACAGGGCATCCTTCCCACCAGGTCGCTGGGGTTCAGGGGATGGGGTTTTGCCCTGAGCCTGCCTGCTGATCTCAGTTTTCTCTCCACCCCCGGGTGCAGGTTTACATGTGGGTTGGAACACAAACCAGCCAAGTGGAAATCAAGTTGAGCCTCAAGGCCTGTCAGGTGAGACGCCCCACCTGGGATTGGGTCCCAGTCCTGGCTCCCTCTGTCTATCGTCCACCCCTTCGGCAGTGCTACGGGACCGGGGAGACCAACCTGGAGGTGGGGCGTGGTGCCGTCCAGGGGCCCTGGTCagcaacccagagaagcagcgtggctcagtggaaagagcacgggctttggagtcagaggtcatgagttcaaatgccggctttgccacttgtcagctgtgtgactgtgggcaagtcacaacttctctgtgcctcagttacctcatttgtaatatggggattaagactgtgagccccatgtgggacaacctgattcccctgtgtctaccccagcgcttagaacagtgctctgcacatagtaagcgcttaacaaataccagcatcattaacTCCTGGACCCAGACTGATAAGCTTCACCCTTCCTCATCCAGCTTCCTGCCCGTGTTGGGGGTGGCACCAAGCAAATTCACCTTTTACCTTGGGGTTCATCTCCCAAACCGCAAGAGCAAGTGGTTGAGGGTGGGCCGTGCCCTGACCTGCTGTTCTGTCCTTGGGACCTTTGCCTCAGAGGTAGCTTTGCCCATGTTTAACAGGGAAACTAAAAGCAAGAATGAGTGGCGGGTGGCAGGAGCCGGGTCCTGAGTTCTGTAATGGCTGCTGggcttgggatggggaggaacaggccCAGCTCAACCTAGGACCccgtgatataataatgttggtatttaagcgcttactgtgtgcagagcactgttctaagcgctgggggagatacagagtaatcaggatgtcccacgtggggctcacagtcttaatccccatgttacagatgaggtaactgaggcaaatagaagttgtgacttacccaaagtcacatagctgataagtggcggagctgggattagaacccatgatctctgactcccaagcccgggctctttccactgagccatgctgcttccccaggggtGACCAGGCTCCTGGATCCCTACTgtttctcccacctttccccagtCTGTGCCCCTCCTCGTTTCCCATCCCGCCTCTGGGGGCTGCTGACCTCCACCTGGGGctaccccctccctccacacccctcGCTGGTGCTCTCCTGCCAGGCTCGCCCATGAGTCGCCTCGGCTCCGGCCTATCCCCCTCATAGTTTCCACAGATCAAGCCGGGCCGGCAGCTTTCTGGCAGTGGCGcaggccctcctccttcccccttgggcATCGAGCCCAGCCCGACCcttgcctttctctccccaccctgtcccGTTCACCCTGCCAGGTTTACATCCAACACATG belongs to Ornithorhynchus anatinus isolate Pmale09 chromosome 2, mOrnAna1.pri.v4, whole genome shotgun sequence and includes:
- the FLII gene encoding protein flightless-1 homolog — protein: MAATGVLPFIRGVDLSGNDFKGGYFPEHVKSMTSLRWLKLNRTGLCYLPEELAALQKLEHLSVSHNSLTTLHGELSSLPCLRAIVARANSLKNSGVPDDIFQLDDLSVLDLSYNQLTECPRELENAKNMLVLNLSHNGIDNIPNQLFINLTDLLYLDLSDNQLESLPPQMRRLVHLQTLVLNNNPLLHAQLRQLPAMTALQTLHLRNTQRTHNNLPTSLEALSSLADVDLSCNDLPRVPECLYTLSGLRRLNLSGNQIAELSLCVDQWTQLETLNLSRNLLTSLPSAICKLTKLKKLYINSNKVDFDGIPSGIGKLANLEEFMAANNNLELIPESLCRCTKLRKLVLNKNRLITLPEAIHFLTEVEILDVRENPNLVMPPKPVDRTSEWYNIDFSLQNQLRLAGASPATVAAAGAGSGPKDPLARKMRLRRRKDSAQDDQAKQVLKGMSDVAQEKNKKLEENLDARSADSKTRRWDQSLEKPQLDYSEFFTEDVGQLPGLTIWQIENFVPTQVDDAFHGKFYEADCYIVLKTFLDESGSLNWEIYYWIGGESTLDKKACSAIHAVNLRNYLGAECRTIREEMGDESEEFLLVFDNDITYIEGGTASGFYTVEDTHYTTRLYRVYGKKNIKLEPVPLKAVSLDPRFVFLLDHGLNIYIWRGAQATLSGTTKARLFAEKINKNERKGKAEITLLTHSQEVPEFWEVLGGQPEVINKNVPDDFQPAKPKLYKVGLGLGYLELPQINYKLSVEHKKRPKVELMPQMRLLQSLLDTKSVYILDCWSDVFIWIGRKSPRLVRAAALKLGQELCSMLHRPKHAMVSRNLEGTECQVFKAKFKNWDDVLKVDYTRNAETVLQGEGLAGKVKKDAEKKDQMKADLTALFVPRQPTMPLAEAEQLMEEWNEDLDGMEGFVLEGKKFARLPEEEFGHFHTQDCYVFLCRYWVPVEYEEEEKKKKPEAGKGSGEEEAAEEEEEEEKQAEEDFQCVVYFWQGREASTMGWLTFTFSLQKKFESLFPGKLEVVRMTQQQENPKFLSHFKRKFIIHKGKRKAKDNVQQPSLYHIRTNGSALCTRCIQINTDSSLLNSEFCFILKVPFESTDNQGIVYTWVGRAADPDEAKLAEDIMNHMFDESYSKQVINEGEEPENFFWVGIGAQKPYDEDADYMKFARLFRCSNEKGYFSVSEKCSDFCQDDLADDDIMLLDNGREVYMWVGTQTSQVEIKLSLKACQVYIQHMRSKEHEQPRKLRLVRKGNEAHPFTRCFHAWSVFRKPPA